One Peromyscus leucopus breed LL Stock chromosome 6, UCI_PerLeu_2.1, whole genome shotgun sequence genomic region harbors:
- the Sertm1 gene encoding serine-rich and transmembrane domain-containing protein 1, producing the protein MSGAGPSSGFAGSVDNGTFLELFPTSLSTSVDPSSGHLSNVYIYVSIFLSLLAFLLLLLIIALQRLKNIISSSSSYPEYPSDAGSSFTNLEVCSISSQRSTFSNLSS; encoded by the coding sequence ATGTCTGGGGCTGGCCCTTCCTCTGGATTTGCAGGAAGTGTGGACAATGGAACTTTTCTGGAGCTGTTCCCCACGTCGCTATCCACATCGGTAGACCCGTCCTCGGGCCACCTCTCCAATGTCTACATCTATGTGTCCATATTCCTCAGCCTCCTggccttcctgcttctgctgttaATCATTGCTCTCCAGAGGCTGAAAAATATCATCTCCTCCAGTTCCTCCTACCCGGAGTACCCAAGTGATGCTGGGAGCTCGTTCACCAATTTGGAAGTCTGTAGTATCTCCTCTCAGAGGTCTACTTTTTCAAACCTCTCATCgtga